A genomic region of Kribbella sp. NBC_00382 contains the following coding sequences:
- a CDS encoding alpha-L-fucosidase, translating into MSKEWFRHDRFGMFVHWGLYALPARHEWVKNRERMTDAQYDRYFERFDPDLYDPREWAKSARRAGMRYVVLTTKHHDGFCLWDSALTEYKVTNTPYGRDLLQPFVEACRAEGLRVGFYHSLIDWHHPSFPIDAVHPQRDDEEAKAQAAGRDIAEYRKYLHGQVRELLTDFGQIDYLFFDFSYAGRPDMWGGKGAEDWGSEELLAMVRELQPDILVNDRTGLPGDFVTPEQYQPAGPMEGPDGPIAWEACQTLNGSWGYDRDNFDYKSPDLLVRMLIDGVAKDGNLLLNVGPTGRGLIDPIAEATLAAIGDWVHLHERSIRGAGASQYVAPPDCRYTQNGDRLYLHLFSWPFKHVHLPDLAGRVRYAQLLSDASEIHLIEPDPSRIAEHTQPGGQPPGTLTLQLPVRRPEVAVPVIELFLDPTASGENS; encoded by the coding sequence ATGTCCAAGGAGTGGTTCCGGCACGACCGGTTCGGCATGTTCGTCCACTGGGGCCTGTACGCGCTGCCGGCCCGGCACGAGTGGGTGAAGAACCGCGAGCGGATGACGGATGCGCAGTACGACCGGTACTTCGAACGCTTCGACCCCGATCTGTACGACCCGCGTGAGTGGGCGAAGTCGGCGAGACGGGCCGGGATGCGGTACGTCGTACTGACGACCAAGCACCACGACGGCTTCTGCCTGTGGGACAGCGCGCTGACCGAGTACAAGGTGACCAACACCCCGTACGGCCGCGACCTGCTGCAGCCGTTCGTCGAGGCGTGCCGGGCCGAGGGACTCAGGGTCGGTTTCTACCATTCGCTGATCGACTGGCATCACCCGTCGTTCCCGATCGACGCCGTGCATCCGCAGCGTGATGACGAGGAGGCGAAGGCGCAGGCGGCCGGGCGTGACATCGCGGAGTACCGGAAGTATCTGCACGGTCAGGTCAGGGAGCTGCTGACCGACTTCGGGCAGATCGACTACCTCTTCTTCGACTTCTCGTACGCCGGCCGCCCGGACATGTGGGGCGGCAAGGGCGCTGAGGACTGGGGTTCCGAGGAGTTGCTCGCGATGGTCCGCGAACTGCAGCCCGACATCCTGGTCAACGATCGCACCGGGCTGCCCGGTGACTTCGTGACGCCGGAGCAGTACCAGCCGGCCGGTCCGATGGAAGGTCCGGACGGGCCGATCGCGTGGGAGGCGTGCCAGACGCTCAACGGGAGCTGGGGCTACGACCGGGACAACTTCGACTACAAGAGTCCCGATCTGCTCGTCCGGATGTTGATCGACGGCGTCGCGAAGGACGGCAACCTGCTGCTCAACGTCGGACCGACCGGCCGAGGGCTGATCGATCCGATCGCTGAAGCAACTCTCGCCGCGATCGGCGATTGGGTGCATCTGCACGAGCGGTCGATCCGGGGTGCGGGTGCTTCGCAGTACGTCGCTCCGCCCGATTGCCGCTACACCCAGAACGGCGACCGGCTCTATCTGCACTTGTTCAGCTGGCCCTTCAAGCACGTTCACCTGCCTGACCTGGCCGGCCGGGTCCGCTACGCGCAGCTGCTCTCGGACGCGTCCGAGATCCACCTGATCGAGCCCGACCCGAGTCGCATCGCCGAGCACACCCAGCCCGGCGGCCAGCCGCCCGGAACCCTGACGCTCCAACTCCCGGTACGCCGTCCCGAGGTCGCTGTACCGGTCATCGAACTGTTCCTCGACCCAACCGCCTCTGGGGAGAACTCATGA
- a CDS encoding polysaccharide lyase 6 family protein yields MNRRTFLAVGTAAGVAGVSMTGTLPAIAHRRDRRYVRTLDELRRALGTAVPGTVITVADGHYPVPAGAPIAITGKRGAPGVPITIRAESPGGVVLTGEQSFVLTGSSDITLSGFGFRQSTTLDLPPDCRRIRLTRNDFQLADIEGLHWLMVRADHSTIDHNAFHGKTTLGIFLGVEGAGTDEMATGVHIYRNHFSDHSFPGDNGGEPIRLGVSPRALSKASAVVEFNLFERANGDPEAISVKSTGNIIRHNTIRDSLGGIVLRHGNANWIEGNYLLDGKNGIRIYGNDHWIVNNYLERIAGSGIVLGSGSVRDHLPGETPESRRGNDAPDGVRIALNTVLDSTTAISGESHRTIPPLGCWITDNLLVADNAGQHVNMPFQEGISWSGNLHWGAATDGNAPAGSFNRADPKLAAGADGIRRLTAGSPAINAASRSYRDIDFDLDGDRRTGRVDVGADEYSRRRPVLRPLTAAEVGPNA; encoded by the coding sequence ATGAATCGCCGTACGTTTCTCGCCGTCGGCACAGCCGCCGGAGTGGCAGGTGTCTCCATGACCGGCACGCTGCCCGCCATCGCCCACCGCCGCGATCGCCGGTACGTCCGTACGCTGGACGAATTGCGGCGCGCGCTCGGCACCGCCGTACCGGGCACCGTCATCACCGTTGCCGACGGCCACTATCCCGTGCCGGCCGGAGCGCCGATCGCGATCACCGGCAAACGTGGCGCACCCGGTGTGCCGATCACCATCCGGGCCGAGTCGCCGGGTGGGGTGGTGCTGACCGGTGAGCAGAGTTTCGTGCTGACCGGGTCGTCGGACATCACCCTCAGTGGGTTTGGGTTCCGGCAGAGCACCACGCTGGACCTCCCGCCGGACTGCCGGCGGATCCGGCTCACCCGGAACGACTTCCAGTTGGCCGACATCGAGGGCCTGCACTGGCTGATGGTCCGTGCCGACCACTCGACGATCGATCACAACGCGTTCCACGGCAAGACGACGCTGGGCATCTTCCTCGGGGTCGAAGGCGCCGGGACCGATGAGATGGCCACCGGCGTCCACATCTATCGCAACCACTTCAGCGACCACAGCTTCCCCGGCGACAACGGTGGTGAGCCGATCCGGCTCGGAGTCAGCCCGCGCGCGTTGTCGAAGGCCAGTGCGGTGGTCGAGTTCAACCTGTTCGAGCGCGCCAACGGCGACCCGGAAGCGATCTCGGTGAAGTCGACCGGCAACATCATCCGGCACAACACGATCCGCGACAGCCTCGGCGGGATCGTGCTGCGGCACGGCAACGCGAACTGGATCGAAGGCAACTATCTGCTGGACGGCAAGAACGGGATCCGGATCTACGGCAACGACCACTGGATCGTGAACAACTACCTCGAGCGGATCGCCGGCTCCGGCATCGTGCTGGGCAGCGGGAGCGTGCGCGACCACCTGCCGGGGGAGACGCCGGAGTCGCGGCGTGGCAACGACGCGCCGGACGGGGTGCGGATCGCGTTGAACACCGTGCTGGACAGCACGACCGCGATCAGCGGCGAGAGCCATCGGACCATTCCGCCGCTCGGTTGCTGGATCACGGACAATCTCTTGGTGGCTGACAACGCTGGGCAACACGTGAACATGCCGTTCCAGGAGGGCATCAGCTGGTCCGGCAACCTCCATTGGGGCGCGGCGACGGACGGGAACGCGCCGGCGGGCAGCTTCAACCGGGCGGATCCGAAGCTGGCGGCGGGAGCGGACGGGATCCGCCGGCTCACCGCGGGCAGCCCCGCGATCAACGCTGCCAGTCGGTCGTACCGAGACATCGACTTCGATCTGGACGGCGATCGCCGGACCGGCCGGGTCGACGTCGGCGCCGACGAGTACTCGAGGCGGCGGCCGGTACTGCGCCCGCTCACGGCGGCCGAGGTCGGACCGAACGCGTGA
- a CDS encoding AraC family transcriptional regulator, whose amino-acid sequence MKTQERSAITRREDELIRTHLDRLRLDLVVAARITKVHREWSRPLQPDPFSRLYLILEGEGRLVVGEQELYPKPGELCYLPADVPVSYETVSDNVFRKHWLHFSALIGDRDIGELLSLPYIVQSKAPAEAATLFEQVGAADRDPPSLATPLRLRSALTALFAHYLDSAPAGSVRLAQQQTEETSVVQYIQQNLGTALSVEELAAQFGQDLATFVRRFRTEFGLSPKQYIKRVRIEWAQRELASTTRPMEEIAAEVGMDQSYFSKVFRQVSSVTPSEYRKLYRPNG is encoded by the coding sequence ATGAAGACCCAGGAGCGCAGTGCCATCACCAGGCGGGAGGACGAGTTGATCCGCACGCATCTGGACCGTCTCCGGCTGGATCTCGTCGTCGCGGCCAGGATCACGAAGGTTCACCGCGAATGGTCCCGGCCGCTGCAGCCCGATCCGTTCTCGCGGCTGTACCTGATCCTCGAAGGCGAGGGCCGGCTGGTAGTGGGGGAGCAGGAGCTGTACCCGAAGCCGGGTGAGCTCTGCTACCTGCCGGCGGACGTACCGGTGTCGTACGAGACGGTCAGCGACAACGTGTTCCGCAAGCACTGGCTGCACTTCTCCGCGCTGATCGGCGACCGGGACATCGGCGAGCTGTTGTCGTTGCCGTACATCGTGCAGAGCAAGGCGCCGGCTGAGGCGGCGACGCTGTTCGAGCAGGTCGGCGCTGCCGATCGGGATCCGCCGAGTCTGGCGACGCCGCTGCGGTTGCGGTCCGCGTTGACCGCGCTGTTCGCGCACTACCTGGACAGTGCGCCGGCCGGGTCGGTGCGGTTGGCGCAGCAGCAGACCGAGGAGACCAGCGTCGTCCAGTACATCCAGCAGAACCTCGGCACGGCGTTGTCGGTCGAGGAGCTGGCCGCGCAGTTCGGGCAGGACCTGGCGACGTTCGTCCGGCGGTTCCGGACGGAGTTCGGGTTGTCGCCGAAGCAGTACATCAAACGGGTCCGGATCGAGTGGGCGCAGCGCGAGCTCGCCTCGACCACCCGGCCGATGGAGGAGATCGCGGCCGAGGTCGGGATGGACCAGTCGTACTTCTCCAAGGTGTTCCGTCAAGTCAGCTCGGTGACGCCGAGCGAATACCGGAAGCTGTACCGCCCCAACGGTTGA
- a CDS encoding polysaccharide lyase 6 family protein, with protein MDRRAFLIGGIAVAAVGASQIPRPRSAAAQATALVTSLSQLQSAINSATAGTTITLANGTYAVNSPITITGRNGTSSAPITIQAETRGGVTLTGSQTFVFSNSSYVTISGFSFRQATTLDLAANSFRLRLTRNDFQLASTVGHSVVVRGNDVKIDRNVFHDKSTAGCYLVIDGPSGDDVIAQRTYILRNYFRDHSFTGSNGGEPIRLGVSSRALATADATVEYNLFERVNGDPEAISVKSSGNTIRYNTVRSSTGGIVLRHGNGNRVESNYLLAGGNGIRIYGNDHLIVNNYVSDVASAGITLGSGTERDHTPGESEESRRGNDAPDRVTITLNTLRNNTQAIAGESQRTIQPLACKITDNLLVGSSGVLTDLPYQQGITFSGNILWGAAANGTIPSSGFTRADPQLAAGGDGIYRLGSASAAINAASVNHASEVTDDLDGQTRTAPYDVGADEYSTATPVRHPLTSADVGPGAA; from the coding sequence ATGGATCGTCGTGCTTTTCTGATCGGCGGCATCGCTGTCGCTGCGGTCGGTGCCTCGCAGATACCAAGACCGAGATCGGCGGCCGCTCAGGCGACTGCCTTGGTCACATCTTTGTCCCAGCTTCAGTCCGCCATCAACTCCGCGACCGCCGGTACTACGATCACGCTGGCGAACGGGACATACGCCGTGAACTCGCCGATCACGATCACCGGCCGCAACGGAACCAGTTCGGCGCCGATCACCATCCAGGCGGAGACCCGGGGCGGCGTGACGCTGACCGGCAGCCAGACCTTCGTGTTCTCGAACTCGTCGTACGTCACGATCAGTGGTTTCAGCTTCCGCCAGGCCACCACGCTGGATCTGGCGGCCAACAGCTTCCGGCTCCGGCTGACCCGCAACGACTTTCAGCTCGCCTCGACCGTCGGCCACTCGGTCGTCGTCCGCGGCAACGACGTGAAGATCGACCGGAACGTGTTCCATGACAAGTCGACGGCCGGCTGCTACCTGGTGATTGACGGCCCGTCCGGCGATGACGTGATCGCACAGCGGACCTACATCCTGCGCAACTACTTCCGGGATCACTCGTTCACCGGCTCGAACGGTGGTGAGCCGATCCGGCTCGGGGTCAGCAGCCGCGCGCTGGCCACCGCAGACGCGACCGTCGAGTACAACTTGTTCGAACGGGTGAACGGCGATCCCGAGGCGATTTCGGTGAAGTCGTCCGGCAACACGATCCGCTACAACACGGTGCGCTCGTCCACCGGCGGGATCGTCCTGCGACACGGCAACGGGAACCGGGTCGAGAGCAACTATCTGCTTGCTGGTGGCAATGGCATCCGCATCTACGGCAACGATCATCTGATCGTCAACAACTACGTCAGCGACGTAGCCAGTGCCGGCATCACCCTCGGCAGCGGCACCGAACGCGATCACACCCCCGGTGAGTCGGAGGAGTCGCGCCGAGGCAACGACGCTCCCGACCGGGTGACGATCACCCTCAACACCCTCCGCAACAACACCCAGGCAATCGCCGGTGAAAGCCAACGCACGATCCAACCCCTAGCCTGCAAGATCACCGACAACCTCCTGGTCGGCTCCAGCGGTGTGTTGACCGACCTGCCCTATCAGCAAGGCATCACTTTCTCCGGCAACATCCTGTGGGGCGCCGCCGCCAACGGAACCATCCCGTCATCCGGCTTCACCAGAGCAGACCCTCAGCTGGCTGCGGGTGGTGACGGCATCTACCGGCTAGGGTCCGCCAGCGCCGCCATCAACGCAGCGAGCGTCAACCACGCCAGCGAGGTCACCGACGACCTCGACGGCCAGACCCGTACCGCGCCGTACGACGTCGGTGCCGACGAATACTCAACCGCCACGCCGGTACGTCATCCGCTGACCTCTGCCGACGTAGGCCCCGGCGCCGCCTGA